In Amia ocellicauda isolate fAmiCal2 chromosome 7, fAmiCal2.hap1, whole genome shotgun sequence, one genomic interval encodes:
- the nfe2 gene encoding transcription factor NF-E2 45 kDa subunit, whose protein sequence is MCAAANCILPPRRSCEGLVHPGRLHGGVSMSHLSTPSRPHRTPQESEMDFTWQELMAFTELQDFEVPNENPFESAAYQSQSQAQPVGPMMVPGGFGLSQPPCSDAPLPGCGPSPGDPYEGAYQEVLPGGAPGCQRLGSNTEGLYGHSSGGALAPRLLPNPNSASLQPPPLLSLLEQMSLMGGGREGGGVSNSQVRAGGGGGGVAKLQHPQSQQDDLESDSGLSLGSSPPLASPGNAVPGAHPYPACGGGEGALGYSDGEALEIESGRIGELGRMRPGFLYNMDYQPPVAHYPYTGTPSAYSHPPPHSQSQQQQQQQQHLGQQLQLHPVALPIAPQGVHGLGPSSGGLPSSCRGSMYGRPRVTQSHSHSHSQPREEGGGGGVGGGSHHHHLHHSQHPHPHLHPPPAGDPPALSRDERRAMALKIPFSLEKIVNLPVDDFNELLSRHQLGDAQLALVRDIRRRGKNKVAAQNCRKRKLENISQLEVELGQLRARREQLARERVEYQRSLGLAHRRLSELHADVFARLRDEEGQPYSPEEYTLQQTNDGSVFLVPRTPGQDRE, encoded by the exons ATGTGCGCAGCGGCCAACTGCATCCTCCCCCCACGGAGGAGCTGCGAG ggGTTGGTACACCCTGGCAGACTCCATGGGGGAGTGTCCATGTCTCACCTCAGCACCCCCTCCAGGCCCCACCGCACCCCACAGGAGTCAGAAATGGACTTTACCTGGCAGGAGCTGATGGCTTTCACTGAACTACAG GATTTCGAGGTGCCCAATGAGAACCCCTTTGAGTCGGCAGCGTACCAGTCCCAGTCACAGGCCCAGCCCGTTGGTCCAATGATGGTGCCTGGGGGATTTGGACTGAGCCAGCCCCCTTGCTCAGATGCCCCCTTGCCCGGGTGCGGCCCCAGCCCAGGTGACCCGTATGAAGGTGCCTACCAGGAAGTGCTGCCCGGGGGTGCGCCAGGCTGCCAGAGACTGGGCAGCAACACAGAGGGCCTGTATGGACACTCTAGTGGGGGGGCACTGGCTCCCAGACTGCTTCCCAACCCCAACTCCGCCTCCCTGCAGCCTCCCCCCCTACTGAGTCTCCTGGAGCAAATGAGCTTGATGGGGGGCGGCAGGGAAGGGGGGGGTGTGTCGAACAGTCAGGTGCGGgcgggtggtggaggaggcggGGTGGCGAAGCTCCAACACCCCCAGTCCCAACAGGACGACCTGGAGTCTGACTCGGGCCTGTCGCTAGGGTCCAGCCCTCCCCTGGCATCGCCGGGGAACGCGGTGCCAGGCGCTCACCCGTACCCGGCTTGTGGGGGGGGCGAGGGAGCGCTGGGGTACAGCGACGGGGAGGCCCTAGAAATAGAGAGTGGGAGAATAGGGGAGCTGGGGAGGATGAGGCCTGGCTTCCTGTACAACATGGACTACCAGCCCCCCGTTGCCCACTACCCTTACACTGGTACCCCCTCTGCCTACAGCCACCCCCCGCCCCACTCCCagtcacagcagcagcagcagcagcaacaacaccTGGGGCAGCAGCTCCAACTCCACCCAGTGGCCCTACCCATTGCACCACAAGGTGTCCATGGGTTGGGTCCAAGCAGTGGCGGCTTGCCCAGCTCCTGCAGGGGTAGCATGTACGGGAGACCCAGGGTCACCCAATCTCACTCTCACTCCCACTCCCAGCCTcgagaagaaggaggaggaggaggggtagGAGGGGGcagccaccaccaccacctccaccaCTCCCAGCATCCTCACCCTCACCTCCACCCCCCACCGGCTGGAGACCCGCCTGCGCTGAGCCGGGACGAGCGGCGGGCAATGGCTCTGAAGATCCCCTTCTCCCTGGAAAAGATCGTCAACCTGCCAGTGGACGACTTCAACGAGCTGCTGTCGCGGCACCAGCTCGGTGACGCCCAGCTGGCCCTGGTGCGGGACATCCGCCGGCGGGGCAAGAACAAGGTGGCGGCGCAGAACTGCCGCAAACGCAAGCTGGAGAACATCTCGCAGCTGGAGGTCGAGCTGGGGCAGCTGCGGGCGCGCCGGGAGCAGCTGGCGAGGGAGCGGGTCGAGTACCAGCGCAGCCTGGGGCTGGCGCACCGGCGACTGTCTGAGTTGCACGCCGACGTCTTTGCCCGGCTGCGGGACGAGGAAGGGCAGCCCTACTCCCCGGAGGAGTACACGCTGCAGCAGACCAACGACGGCAGTGTTTTCCTGGTGCCGCGCACACCCGGGCAGGACAGGGAGTGA
- the copz1 gene encoding coatomer subunit zeta-1 has translation MDALILEPSLYTVKAVLILDNDGERLYAKYYDDTYPTVKEQKAFEKNIFNKTHRTDSEIALLEGLTVVYKSNIDLYFYVIGSSHENELMLMSVLNCLFDSLSQMLRKNVEKRALLENMEGLFLAVDEIVDGGVILESDPQQVVHRVALRGDDVPLTEQTVTQVLQSAKEQIKWSLLR, from the exons ATGGACGCGCTAATTCTG GAACCTTCTCTGTACACGGTGAAGGCGGTTCTCATCCTGGACAACGATGGGGAGAGGCTGTACGCCAAG TATTACGATGACACGTACCCCACGGTGAAGGAGCAGAAGGCCTTTGAGAAGAACATCTTCAACAAGACCCACCGCACTGACA gtGAGATCGCTCTGCTAGAAGGATTGACGGTCGTCTACAAGAGCAACATTGACCTGTACTTCTATGTGATTGGCAGCTCACACGAAAATGAG CTGATGCTCATGTCGGTGCTGAACTGCCTGTTTGACTCGCTCAGTCAGATGCTGAG GAAGAATGTGGAGAAGAGAGCCCTGCTGGAGAACATGGAGGGTCTGTTCCTGGCTGTGGATGAGATCGTGGAtggggg GGTGATCCTGGAGAGCGATCCCCAGCAGGTGGTGCACCGCGTGGCCCTGAGG ggggATGACGTGCCACTCACAGAGCAGACTGTCACTCAG gtgCTCCAGTCCGCTAAAGAGCAGATCAAGTGGTCTCTGCTGCGATAG